GGAGTAAGTGGGTAACCAATTGGGACTTACAAACTGCATGTTTGGGCTTTTGATGACCAAACCACTCCTGGAAGGCTGGAACTTGTCCATTACCCATTCTACATGAATTCTTATAGCATTAATGCTTATAGGGCTTATGAAAACTTTAAAGAAATCAAGCAGGAaaattaatatgatatatttaTGTAAACAGTACCAGTCATAATATTTTGCAGAAACTTGGCAAATTCTAGACAAGCCAGCAATACAACATAAATCTTCCCTACATTTTTAAAACCCTTAGAATGTAAACAAATGATTGCAAGTGAAATGATCTACAAAATAAACTTtccattatttttttctttttccccaATTATATTCAACCCCCCTCGTTTTGAAAGAAAGTGTGGGTTGATTATGGTGATTGTAAGAGGAAAACACTACATGATGTACAACAAAGACTGATTGTAGTTACCAACATCTTTCTTGGATGACCATAGAAGCAGTATTTACTAACGCTCTTGAATGTGTCATAATAAGTTGATTTTATTCATGTGCTTCCTAGTTGCATTGGAAAAACCAATTGTCTGATGTGTCATTGAACCAAAAGacaaaatttgcatcaaattctgCTCCCCTATAATGAGGAATCTTGCCAAACATAAATTACTATGCCCatccacacaattatcacctccTCTAAAGAACTAACCACATTCTTTTGCATTGATAATGACGATATAAAAAAAGGTTAATAGAGTTGAGTTTCTCAAACCTTTTCAATATATAAGAACCACTATATTCCTCTCTGCTCAACTGCAAAATCTCAATCTCCCCTTCAACACTGAAAAGAAGCATGATGATTAGCCCAAGGAAGCTCATCAAAATAGCAAGAAAGTGGCAAAAGATTGCTGCCATGAGGAGGAAAAGAATTTCTTTTCCCAGGCTGAAGGGCAACAGGAACACAGATTTTTCTCAAGCATCATCGGCTGGGTCAGGAAATTTTGTCATCTACACCATAGATGGCATACGATTTGTTATTCCCTTAGCCTATCTTAGCAGCGACATCTTCAGAGAGCTATTCAAGATGTCTGAGGAAGTGTTTGGGCTACCAAGTGAAGGgcctatcaaattgccatgtgaTGCTGTCTTCATGGGGTACACAGTCTCACTCATCCAGAAAGGCTTAGGTAAAGATATAGAGAAAGCTTTGCTTACTTCCAAGGACACTACTTGCTGCTCAACGTCTGCTGGTTTCCCTCAGGGACATACAGGGAAACAATTTCTTGTTTGTGGCTATTGAAGTTACACTTCAACTCTGTAAATACCAAGTAGTCCTGATAACTGTAGTGTACATCTGTAGCATATTTCTGTACATCATAGATGCTTTGAAATGAAAAATGGACTTTGTGCAATTCAAGAAATTGCAAACATGATTAACTGTAAGAAGTAGACTCAATTCATGCCAGCCTACCAATTTAACTTGCTTCTATTTCTAGTTCACATAGTTAGTTGCGCCGTAATCTTTTATATATTTTGCTGTAAGCTCTTGGTGGCAGGATAAAGATATGTCACAACATATGCTCCACCTTGATGTGTTGATTGTCAAAAATAAGCAAACATGCCAGCTAATTTGAATAACAGATAAACCTGTTGAGGAATTAATGCTACTTCTACTGCCTTATGATTAGAGCTTTAGATTTGTTATTCGACTTCACTCTCGGGAAACAAGCTTATCCCTCAGCCTTCAATCTTCATTTAGAATGAGTTATTTGTTTCAAGATTGCCTGTGAGAAAAGGCCAAAAGTGGTCTACAGAGATGGGGATTAAAAAGACAAAACAGCTAGAACTTTGCTGAAGTTAAAGTACAGTTAGAACATAACTAATCAAACTATAACTGTGCTGTTACCCAGCCAGAACATTAACTTCTAAAAGATAGTCATACATGATATTGTTTCAGCTGCTGCAACGCAACCATGTTACATACTAGAAATGAATACAAGACATCTGCTTGTAATTTCAATTCATATAATGCATAATTGCACTTCAGCAAGTATTTTTTAAAGTAATTCCTTCATATTCTGAAACTAATATACTGGATATCCTCTTCATATAGTAGGTAATGGTGAAAGAACATAAGAAATTTGCACATGGGTGTCATGAAAAGGGGACCATAACAGTGTAACTCTAGGATCCAGGCAAGATGAGGCAAGAAATGATAGTGAACATATAGGCATAATGAACTCTTCTTGTGGGAAAGTGGGCAAATTTCGAAATGCTCATTCATTACAATGTGCTCTTAGTAGTTTCTGTATTTCAGCAGTCATTTTCATGGACTTAGCTGGATTCCAAATttactattattatttttaatacttgCTTTGTTTAAATAGTTTTCATCGAAAGCACTGTCCTCACAAAATGACATGGAAATTTGATATTGTTGGTTATGTAATTGTTTCTTCCATAGTATCTTTTTATTCAAGTTAGATCTATTGCAATATTAACACTTCATAGTGACTCTGGGATCTATGCCCTGCTAACAAAATTGATAAGAACAATAGAAGCACCTTTAGCAAACAACTAATCTCTTGCTTCTACATAGAAAATCCCAACACATATGGATATATAAGTGTAACCTATTTTCATTACTTTGCAGTACTCGACTAATCATTTCTCTGAAATCCTTTTCTTGCTGTAGATTGAAAATAAGAATCATGATTCATCAAAATGGCAAGGAGGTGGCAGAGCATAGTTTCCAAACAGAGGAAAATACTTTCATTTCCAAGAACCAATGGTGAAGGGAGTGCATCCAGTTCCAAGGCATCATCTGTACCCAGTAAAGGCCTTTTTGTTGTCTACTGTAGTGATCAGAAGCATTTTGCAATACCCTTAACATATCTTTACAGTGATATTTTCCAGGAACTCTTCAAGATGTCAGAAGAAGATTTCGGACTGCCAAGTGAAGGTCCTATCATAATGCCTTGTGATTCAATCATAATGCAATATATACTCTCAATCATCAAGACAGGTCTAGCAAAAGAGCTAAAGAAAGCTTTACTTAACTCGTTAGTGATCAGTTGCCGCTCatcattttcttcttttcattCAGGACACTCCATTTGTCAACAGTTGCTCATTTGTGGCCATTAATTTTTACCTTGATTTCATAAATTGTTCATTCAGCAATTTAACGTGTACTTGATAATTCTTTTAAAATGTCCCAGAAAATCTTGTATTGGACAATTGAATGATCTATGATAGAGTGAAGAACAACAATTGTAAATAATCCGAATAGAAATGGAATTGAGCTTGTATTATAAAATGGAGAATGCTCATACAGTAAATAGAATTACTCTATcttttaaaataaaacaaaaccaGAAGACACTCTCTCGAACCAGCTTCAAGCTAGCACTTAGCAAAATGCTAAATACATAAatctctcctctcctcccctctgcaattt
The Hevea brasiliensis isolate MT/VB/25A 57/8 chromosome 15, ASM3005281v1, whole genome shotgun sequence genome window above contains:
- the LOC110664561 gene encoding auxin-responsive protein SAUR68-like — translated: MMISPRKLIKIARKWQKIAAMRRKRISFPRLKGNRNTDFSQASSAGSGNFVIYTIDGIRFVIPLAYLSSDIFRELFKMSEEVFGLPSEGPIKLPCDAVFMGYTVSLIQKGLGKDIEKALLTSKDTTCCSTSAGFPQGHTGKQFLVCGY
- the LOC110673447 gene encoding auxin-responsive protein SAUR68-like → MARRWQSIVSKQRKILSFPRTNGEGSASSSKASSVPSKGLFVVYCSDQKHFAIPLTYLYSDIFQELFKMSEEDFGLPSEGPIIMPCDSIIMQYILSIIKTGLAKELKKALLNSKSCIGQLNDL